The genomic region AGCCGATCTGCTTGTAGTCGGCGAAATCGGCTCATACGAGGATTTTTATCTGATAAACGTTCGAGTCGCGAACGTCCACTCGGGAGAGATCGTGGCGATAATCTCCGATCGTTTCCCGACTCTGGAGGGAGTAGCCCCCGCGATCGAACGGGCATCAGATGAGCTGCTTAAAAAGTTGAAACTGGAATGATTCGTTCGCGTCTCACTTGCTGAGAACTTCCGCTACAGTACGGCCGATAACTGCAGGACTCTCACAAACGGTAATTCCTGCAGCCTTCATGGCCTTCATCTTCTCCGCTGCCGTTCCTTTGCCGCCGGCGATGATGGCGCCTGCATGACCCATTCGCTTGCCGGGAGGCGCGGTCAGCCCCGCAATGAAACTCACCACCGGTTTCGGAAACTGCGCCGCGACGTATTCAGCCGCCTGCTCCTCGGCTGTCCCTCCGATTTCCCCGATGATGACAACGGCATGAGTGCCGGCATCCTCTTTGAACAGTTTCAGAAGATCAACGAACGTGCTTCCGATAACGGGGTCTCCGCCAATGCCGATACAGGTTGATTGGCCGATGCCGCACCGTGTAAGCTGATCGACTGCTTCATACGTCAGCGTTCCGCTTCGCGAGATCAGACCCACATTTCCCGGCTTATGAATGAATCCGGGCATGATCCCGACCTTGCATTTGCCAGGGGTAATGACTCCAGGACAGTTGGGCCCGATCAAGCGGGTGGGCCGGTCGGCGAGATATCGTTTCACGCGGACCATATCCAGCGTTGGAATGCCTTCCGTGATGCATACAACAAGCGGAATGCGGGCATCGGCCGCTTCCATAATAGCGTCGGCCGCAAAGGGAGGTGGGACGAAAATGAGCGAAACGTTTGCGGCGGTCTCATGAACTGCAGCCTCAACCGTGTTGAAAACGGGAACGCCGTCGGCGGCCGTTCCGCCTTTTCCCGGCGTTACACCCCCGACTACATTGGTGCCGTATTCGATGCACTGCTTTGTGTGGAACGCGCCTTCGCGGCCTGTGATACCCTGCACGAGCAGTCGCGTCTTCTCATTGACCAGGATACTCATTTCAGCCCCCCTATGCGACGGCCGCGACGGCTTTGCGTGCGGCATCCTCAAACGTGTTCGCGACGGTAAAAGCAAGGCCCGATTTTGCGAGAATTTCTCTGGCTTCCGCGGCATTGGTTCCCTCGAGGCGCACAACGATCGGCACGTTCACCTCGACTTCCCGTAGCGCTTCGACGATACCGTTTGCCACCCGGTCGCAGCGCACGATGCCTCCGAAAATATTCACGAGAACGGCACGCACGTTCTTCTCGGACGTCAGAATGCGAAACGCGTTGGCCACACGCTGCGGGTCGGCAGCGCCTCCCACGTCCAGGAAATTAGCCGGCATCTGGCCGTGCAGCTTAATGATATCCATTGTAGCCATCGCAAGGCCGGCACCATTTACCATGCAGCCGACCGATCCATCCAGCTTGATGTAGCTCAGATTCGATTTGGACGCCTCCACCTCGAGCGGTTCTTCCTCGTGGATATCCCGCAGCGCTTTCAGATCCTCATGGCGATATAGCGCGTTGTCGTCCAAATTCACTTTCGCGTCGAGTGCGAATGCGTCGCCGGCATCGGTGACCGCGAGCGGATTAATCTCAACCAGCGACAAATCCATCTCGATGAACGCACGATACAGGTTCGAGATCATGCGCCCGATCTTTCCGCTGAGTTCCTTGTCGAGATGAAGCCCGTACTGCAGCTTTCGAATCTGGAACGCCTGGAGCCCGACCGCGGGATCAACGACGACCTTGATGATTTTTTCCGGCGTCGCTGCGGCCACCTGCTCGATGTCCATGCCTCCCGCCTCGCTCGCCATTATAATAGGCCGCTCGGAAATGCGGTCGATAACGATGCCCAGATAAAGCTCGCGCGCAACATTGCCGGCCTGCTCGATCAGGACGCGACGCACGAGGCGTCCTTCCGGACCAGTCTGATGCGTTATCAGCCGCATCCCGAGAATCGATGCGGCCGCCTTTTCAGCGTCTTCGGGTGATGCGGCTGTTTTTATGCCGCCGCCTTTGCCGCGACCGCCGGCATGAATCTGCGCTTTAACCACGACGGGGCACTGCAACTCGCTTGCAATCCGCCGCGCCTCGGGCGGATCATCAGCGACCGAGCCGCGCGGGACGGAAATATTGAACTTGCGGAAAAGCTCCTTTGCCTGGTATTCATGAATTTTCATGGCGATCCTCTCGGCTTAGTGAATGGGGTGCTGGAGACGCCGACTGAAAGCGGCCATAGTTTAACAAAAGCGTTTGTCGCTGTCAAAGTGGTCAGCATAAGAACGAAGGTGGATTTCACTTGCTTGACAAAATGCGCCAAGATTGTGTATTTTAGATGCGACACAATCAGCGCATGGTATATGCATATAACGGCGGGATAGCTCAGTCGGTAGAGCAGAGGACTGAAAATCCTTGTGTCCGCAGTTCGATTCTGCGTCCCGCCACCAATCTTATGTGGTAGTAGTGCACAATTTACAGCTTCTCCTTACTCTTGGTCATGAAAGGGGAAGCAGGCAAGTGTCGGCTAAGCACCCTCTCCGGCCGAAATCCTGAATATTCTTCAGAGAACCACTGTCGAG from Candidatus Abyssobacteria bacterium SURF_5 harbors:
- the sucD gene encoding succinate--CoA ligase subunit alpha, with protein sequence MSILVNEKTRLLVQGITGREGAFHTKQCIEYGTNVVGGVTPGKGGTAADGVPVFNTVEAAVHETAANVSLIFVPPPFAADAIMEAADARIPLVVCITEGIPTLDMVRVKRYLADRPTRLIGPNCPGVITPGKCKVGIMPGFIHKPGNVGLISRSGTLTYEAVDQLTRCGIGQSTCIGIGGDPVIGSTFVDLLKLFKEDAGTHAVVIIGEIGGTAEEQAAEYVAAQFPKPVVSFIAGLTAPPGKRMGHAGAIIAGGKGTAAEKMKAMKAAGITVCESPAVIGRTVAEVLSK
- a CDS encoding ADP-forming succinate--CoA ligase subunit beta encodes the protein MKIHEYQAKELFRKFNISVPRGSVADDPPEARRIASELQCPVVVKAQIHAGGRGKGGGIKTAASPEDAEKAAASILGMRLITHQTGPEGRLVRRVLIEQAGNVARELYLGIVIDRISERPIIMASEAGGMDIEQVAAATPEKIIKVVVDPAVGLQAFQIRKLQYGLHLDKELSGKIGRMISNLYRAFIEMDLSLVEINPLAVTDAGDAFALDAKVNLDDNALYRHEDLKALRDIHEEEPLEVEASKSNLSYIKLDGSVGCMVNGAGLAMATMDIIKLHGQMPANFLDVGGAADPQRVANAFRILTSEKNVRAVLVNIFGGIVRCDRVANGIVEALREVEVNVPIVVRLEGTNAAEAREILAKSGLAFTVANTFEDAARKAVAAVA